One segment of Stappia sp. 28M-7 DNA contains the following:
- a CDS encoding response regulator yields MALDVQMPVLVVDDYKTMIRIIRNLLKQLGFEDIDDAADGTEALEKMKQRRYGLVISDWNMEPMTGYELLKQVRADAGLCKTPFIMVTAESKTENVIAAKKAGVNNYIVKPFNAQTLKGKIEAVFSD; encoded by the coding sequence ATGGCCCTGGATGTTCAGATGCCGGTCCTCGTGGTGGACGACTACAAGACCATGATCCGCATCATCCGCAACCTGCTCAAGCAGCTCGGCTTCGAAGATATCGATGACGCCGCCGACGGCACCGAAGCGCTGGAGAAGATGAAGCAGCGTCGTTACGGACTGGTGATCTCCGACTGGAACATGGAGCCGATGACCGGCTACGAGCTGCTGAAGCAGGTCCGCGCCGATGCCGGCCTCTGCAAGACGCCGTTCATCATGGTCACGGCCGAATCCAAGACCGAGAACGTCATCGCGGCCAAGAAGGCCGGCGTGAACAACTACATCGTCAAGCCGTTCAACGCACAGACGCTGAAGGGCAAGATCGAGGCGGTCTTCTCCGACTGA
- a CDS encoding protein phosphatase CheZ, with product MGAMEKKDLAQLIAFLEQNRDRQGDVTLNDVIDLAEVMTGSMREFLHSVQPTITAELTSIADEISRLKVEIVNLRPNDMKNNQIPEAGRELDAIVESTESATHTIMEAAETIMAAGDMEPDAYQALVNDKMIEIFEACAFQDITGQRISKVVNALNAIDSRVSAFVERLRIAESDDAPQEETEEERRRRDLILHGPQHAGEGVSQADVDSMLSDAQDEIDRLFG from the coding sequence ATGGGCGCTATGGAAAAGAAGGATCTCGCGCAGCTCATCGCGTTCCTGGAGCAGAACCGAGACCGTCAGGGCGATGTGACGCTGAACGATGTGATCGACCTTGCCGAGGTCATGACCGGCTCGATGCGCGAGTTTCTCCACTCCGTGCAGCCGACGATCACGGCGGAGCTGACGTCGATCGCGGACGAGATCTCCCGGCTGAAAGTCGAGATCGTCAACCTGCGCCCGAACGACATGAAGAACAACCAGATCCCGGAAGCAGGCCGGGAGTTGGATGCCATCGTCGAATCGACCGAGTCCGCCACCCACACGATCATGGAGGCGGCCGAGACCATCATGGCCGCCGGCGACATGGAACCCGACGCCTACCAGGCGCTGGTCAACGACAAGATGATCGAGATTTTCGAGGCCTGCGCCTTCCAGGACATCACCGGTCAGCGCATCTCCAAGGTCGTCAACGCGTTGAATGCCATCGACAGCCGCGTGTCGGCCTTCGTCGAGCGCTTGCGCATTGCCGAGAGCGATGACGCGCCGCAGGAAGAGACCGAGGAAGAGCGCCGCCGCCGCGACCTGATCCTGCACGGCCCCCAGCATGCGGGCGAGGGCGTGTCGCAGGCCGATGTCGACAGCATGCTGTCGGATGCGCAGGACGAGATCGACCGCCTGTTCGGCTGA
- a CDS encoding methyl-accepting chemotaxis protein translates to MKTIRARMMLVTIALALLGAVSAFAISQWVAGTLTETALQREVAGAKRQLQAQIEAESRQALLLAKVVAGQASVQQRFAAGDREGLAGEFVPAFKALKEQFGIRQFQFHLPPATSFLRVHKPEKFGDDLSSFRATVVETNGGVKDISGLEKGVAGIGNRGVVPIVVEGQHKGSVEFGLEFHEMFVADFTEKTGYPLAVLRFGAEGGDALEVIGNRLPADMDPLSLAARTASGGIVSASGDFYVDQVNVGDYSGNPIAVAVIAVDRTAYVGIADMARAAGIGVGLLLLAIAGGAVVFAVRSICNPLRTVSSQIMELAAGDTAFQVVGRDRSDEIGDIARAIEVCRDNRIEQERLEREQHGDRQARDARQRQVDALIKGFQSTAQEVLAAVDHANASLETTARTLETVAASSAEQADGASSASREASGNVQSVAGAAEELSSSIREISDQVERTTTVVTRATDSTRATNQKVAGLAASAAKIGEVVTLIQAIAEQTNLLALNATIEAARAGEAGKGFAVVAAEVKQLADQTSRATGEISGQIVAIQAATTETAKAIAEIATTMDEVNDHTSAIATAVVQQGAATTEISSNIQLAAVRTRSVVDSIGELDTAVEETNRSAQQVLGATGEAAHHTARFRQEIERFLKDVVAA, encoded by the coding sequence ATGAAGACGATACGAGCACGCATGATGCTGGTGACGATTGCACTGGCATTGCTTGGCGCGGTTTCCGCTTTCGCCATCTCGCAATGGGTGGCCGGAACCCTGACGGAGACGGCCTTGCAGCGCGAGGTGGCCGGCGCCAAGCGCCAGTTGCAGGCGCAGATCGAGGCGGAAAGCCGCCAGGCCCTGCTGCTGGCGAAGGTGGTGGCCGGGCAGGCATCGGTGCAGCAGCGCTTCGCCGCCGGCGACCGCGAGGGGCTGGCGGGCGAGTTCGTCCCGGCCTTCAAGGCGCTCAAGGAACAGTTCGGCATCCGGCAGTTCCAGTTCCACCTGCCGCCCGCAACGTCGTTCCTGCGGGTCCACAAGCCGGAAAAGTTCGGCGATGACCTGTCGTCCTTCCGGGCCACGGTGGTGGAGACCAACGGCGGCGTGAAGGACATTTCCGGCCTGGAGAAGGGCGTCGCCGGTATCGGCAACCGCGGCGTCGTGCCCATCGTCGTCGAGGGCCAGCACAAGGGCTCGGTCGAGTTCGGCCTCGAGTTCCACGAAATGTTCGTTGCCGACTTCACCGAAAAGACCGGCTATCCGCTTGCGGTGCTGCGGTTCGGTGCCGAGGGCGGTGATGCGCTGGAGGTGATCGGCAACCGCTTGCCGGCCGACATGGATCCGCTGTCGCTGGCCGCCCGGACCGCCAGCGGCGGCATCGTCTCGGCATCCGGCGATTTCTACGTCGATCAGGTCAATGTCGGCGACTATTCGGGCAATCCCATCGCCGTTGCGGTGATCGCGGTCGACCGTACCGCCTATGTCGGCATCGCGGACATGGCGCGCGCGGCCGGCATCGGCGTCGGCCTGCTGCTCCTGGCGATTGCCGGCGGCGCGGTCGTCTTCGCCGTGCGCTCGATCTGCAATCCGCTGCGCACCGTCAGCAGCCAGATCATGGAGCTGGCGGCGGGCGATACCGCTTTCCAGGTCGTGGGCCGCGACCGCTCGGACGAGATCGGCGACATCGCCCGTGCCATCGAGGTCTGCCGCGACAACCGCATCGAGCAGGAGCGGCTGGAGCGCGAGCAACATGGCGACCGGCAGGCGCGCGATGCGCGCCAGCGGCAGGTCGATGCGTTGATCAAGGGGTTCCAGTCGACCGCACAGGAGGTGCTGGCAGCGGTCGACCACGCAAATGCGAGCCTGGAGACGACCGCCCGCACGCTGGAAACGGTCGCCGCCTCCAGCGCCGAGCAGGCGGATGGGGCGTCCTCGGCCTCGCGCGAGGCGTCCGGCAATGTGCAGTCCGTCGCGGGGGCTGCCGAAGAGCTGTCCTCCTCGATCCGCGAGATCTCCGATCAGGTCGAGCGCACCACGACCGTCGTCACCCGCGCCACCGACAGCACCCGGGCGACCAACCAGAAGGTCGCCGGCCTTGCCGCTTCCGCCGCCAAGATCGGCGAGGTGGTCACCCTGATCCAGGCGATTGCCGAGCAGACGAACCTCCTGGCGCTCAATGCCACCATCGAGGCGGCGCGCGCCGGCGAGGCCGGAAAGGGCTTTGCGGTCGTCGCGGCGGAGGTGAAGCAGCTCGCCGACCAGACCTCGCGCGCGACCGGCGAGATTTCGGGGCAGATCGTGGCGATCCAGGCGGCGACGACCGAGACGGCCAAGGCCATCGCCGAGATCGCCACCACAATGGACGAGGTCAACGACCACACCAGCGCCATTGCCACGGCGGTGGTGCAGCAGGGGGCCGCGACGACGGAGATCAGCTCCAACATCCAGCTCGCCGCGGTGCGCACGCGCTCGGTTGTCGACAGCATCGGCGAGCTCGACACGGCGGTAGAGGAAACGAACCGATCGGCCCAGCAGGTGCTGGGGGCAACCGGCGAGGCGGCGCACCACACTGCGCGTTTCCGCCAGGAGATCGAGCGTTTCCTCAAGGACGTGGTCGCCGCCTGA
- a CDS encoding DMT family transporter, with the protein MSDSAGSVPAAEVMRGIALMSVAMLLVPMMDVTAKYLTTTQPPLQIALARFGFQMVFALLTAAIGPGLSVLRAPRLWPHLLRGFFLSGATVCFFTAVATMPVTDAIAIFFVEPMILTVLSALVLKEQVGPRRWAAVLVGLAGVAIIMRPGFATFGLTALLPLCAALLFALYLLITRKLSGEGGMLCVQFTAGLGGVMLLGVLFVSANIAGYEPAAAVMPDLPGWGLLALVGALSFFAHGLIVKAFAAAPASVLAPFNYLEIVSATVFGYLVFGDFPDGPTWIGIALIVGSGIYIAHRENRRSQEELAALINRTGPPD; encoded by the coding sequence ATGAGCGACAGCGCGGGCAGCGTGCCTGCCGCCGAGGTCATGCGCGGCATCGCCCTGATGAGCGTTGCCATGCTGCTCGTGCCGATGATGGACGTCACGGCCAAATACCTGACGACGACCCAGCCGCCGCTGCAGATCGCGCTGGCCCGCTTCGGCTTCCAGATGGTGTTCGCGCTGCTGACCGCGGCCATCGGCCCCGGCCTGTCGGTGCTGCGCGCGCCCCGCCTGTGGCCGCACCTTTTGCGCGGCTTCTTCCTGTCGGGGGCCACGGTCTGCTTCTTCACCGCCGTGGCGACAATGCCGGTGACCGACGCCATCGCCATCTTCTTCGTCGAGCCGATGATCCTCACCGTCCTGTCGGCGCTGGTGCTCAAGGAACAGGTCGGCCCGCGCCGCTGGGCCGCCGTGCTGGTCGGCCTTGCCGGTGTCGCCATCATCATGCGCCCGGGCTTTGCAACCTTCGGTCTGACCGCGTTGCTGCCCCTGTGTGCCGCCCTTCTCTTCGCGCTCTACCTGCTGATCACCCGCAAGCTGTCGGGCGAAGGCGGCATGCTGTGCGTGCAGTTCACTGCGGGCCTTGGCGGCGTGATGCTGCTCGGCGTGCTGTTCGTTTCCGCCAATATCGCCGGTTACGAGCCGGCCGCGGCGGTGATGCCCGACCTGCCCGGCTGGGGGCTTCTGGCCCTCGTCGGCGCGCTGTCCTTCTTCGCGCACGGGCTGATCGTGAAGGCCTTCGCGGCCGCTCCCGCCTCCGTGCTGGCACCGTTCAATTATCTTGAGATCGTCAGCGCGACCGTGTTCGGCTATCTGGTCTTCGGGGATTTTCCCGATGGACCGACCTGGATCGGCATTGCCCTGATCGTCGGCAGCGGCATCTATATCGCCCATCGCGAGAACCGCCGCAGCCAGGAGGAACTGGCCGCCCTCATCAACCGCACCGGCCCGCCCGACTGA
- a CDS encoding MaoC family dehydratase, whose amino-acid sequence MLALQTLYYEDLAPGLSETLTKTVSSSDVIGFAEVSGDRNPIHLSEHFAARTPFRTRIAHGLYTASLISAVLGTRLPGPGAIYLSQTLNFRAPVRIGDEVTVTVTVSELMEKGNRARLDCRCAVGDTVVLEGEAVVKVPSRAEQEAGDPRG is encoded by the coding sequence ATGCTGGCGTTGCAGACGCTCTATTACGAAGATCTCGCACCGGGACTCAGCGAGACCCTGACGAAGACTGTCAGTTCTTCCGATGTCATTGGCTTCGCGGAGGTTTCCGGCGACCGAAATCCGATCCACCTGTCGGAGCACTTCGCCGCGCGCACGCCGTTCCGCACCCGCATCGCCCATGGCTTGTACACCGCCAGCCTGATCTCCGCGGTGCTGGGAACACGGCTGCCCGGGCCGGGGGCGATCTACCTGTCTCAGACGCTGAATTTCCGCGCTCCGGTGCGAATCGGCGACGAGGTGACCGTGACGGTCACCGTCAGCGAGCTGATGGAGAAGGGCAACCGGGCCCGGCTCGACTGCCGCTGCGCCGTCGGCGACACGGTGGTCCTGGAGGGCGAGGCGGTGGTCAAGGTGCCGAGCCGGGCCGAGCAGGAGGCGGGCGACCCGCGCGGCTGA
- the rsmD gene encoding 16S rRNA (guanine(966)-N(2))-methyltransferase RsmD, with protein sequence MRIVAGRFRGSPIEAPRGDATRPTSDRLRETLFNVLTHGHGEALQDTRVLDLFAGSGALGLEALSRGARHCLFVEEASAARAAIRSNVEALGLTGATKIFRRDATRIGPVGTIAPFDLVFADPPYRKGLGEQALAACLAGGWLVPGALVVLEEDAKTEIAPVDGLEELDRRTVGDSQFVIFRRS encoded by the coding sequence GTGAGGATTGTTGCCGGACGCTTCCGGGGCTCTCCCATCGAGGCGCCGCGCGGTGACGCGACGCGCCCGACCAGCGACCGGCTGCGCGAGACGCTGTTCAACGTGCTGACCCACGGCCATGGCGAGGCGCTGCAGGACACGCGGGTCCTCGACCTGTTCGCCGGCAGCGGTGCGCTGGGGCTGGAGGCGCTGAGCCGCGGCGCGCGCCACTGTCTCTTCGTCGAGGAGGCAAGTGCGGCACGTGCGGCGATCCGCTCCAATGTCGAAGCGCTCGGCCTGACCGGCGCGACCAAGATCTTCCGCCGCGATGCAACGCGCATCGGGCCGGTCGGCACCATTGCGCCCTTCGATCTCGTCTTTGCCGACCCGCCCTATCGCAAGGGCTTGGGCGAGCAGGCGCTGGCCGCCTGTCTTGCCGGCGGTTGGCTCGTGCCGGGCGCACTGGTGGTGCTGGAAGAAGACGCCAAGACCGAGATCGCGCCGGTGGACGGACTGGAAGAGCTGGACCGGCGCACCGTCGGCGACAGCCAGTTCGTCATCTTCCGCCGCTCTTGA
- a CDS encoding peptidoglycan-binding protein, producing MFRKTSLLVAAASLALIPVATPEPAHAGGEGVAAGIIGFAAGAIIGSQMNRPRERRVYRTAPQRPRRSAAEREYWMNVQASLNSLGFDAGPVDGAPGRKTRSAVTQFQMSINAVPNGKLTSEQASVLFARVNPGNSMATAPAQPAPYMQPGTMPAYQQQPAYQQQQPAYGMPVGGYPAQQGFPPMQQPVPQGGQQQQAAFPAPQQGGFPQQGQQAAFPAPQQGGFPQQGQQAAFPAPAQQTGTAATGSATFPLVNGAVSGAGTQPAGGFPPLAAPGSQGAVPATAPAQMQQPEPAAVPTQQAAMPATAPAQQAAPSAPSQAQPIIQTDASGNQFVEINGQRFYMNAAPAAPAAPTATSPAAVVVTAETGTQPQQ from the coding sequence ATGTTCAGAAAAACTAGTCTCCTCGTCGCCGCGGCCAGCCTCGCCCTCATTCCCGTCGCAACGCCCGAGCCGGCCCATGCGGGCGGAGAAGGCGTTGCCGCCGGCATCATCGGATTTGCCGCCGGCGCCATCATCGGCAGCCAGATGAACCGCCCGCGCGAACGGCGCGTCTACCGCACGGCGCCGCAGCGCCCGCGCCGAAGCGCGGCCGAGCGCGAATACTGGATGAACGTGCAGGCCTCGCTCAACAGCCTGGGCTTCGATGCCGGGCCGGTGGACGGCGCGCCGGGCCGCAAGACGCGCTCCGCGGTGACCCAGTTCCAGATGAGCATCAATGCGGTGCCGAACGGCAAGCTGACATCCGAGCAGGCCAGCGTGCTGTTCGCGCGCGTCAATCCCGGCAACAGCATGGCGACGGCGCCGGCCCAGCCCGCCCCCTACATGCAGCCGGGCACGATGCCGGCCTACCAGCAGCAGCCGGCCTATCAGCAGCAGCAGCCAGCCTACGGCATGCCGGTCGGCGGCTACCCCGCGCAGCAGGGCTTTCCACCCATGCAGCAGCCCGTCCCGCAGGGGGGACAGCAACAGCAGGCGGCCTTCCCGGCTCCGCAACAGGGCGGTTTCCCGCAGCAGGGCCAGCAGGCTGCCTTCCCGGCCCCGCAGCAAGGCGGTTTTCCGCAGCAGGGCCAGCAGGCGGCCTTCCCCGCGCCGGCACAGCAGACCGGCACGGCCGCGACCGGTTCGGCAACGTTCCCGCTGGTGAACGGTGCGGTCTCGGGAGCCGGCACCCAGCCGGCTGGCGGTTTCCCGCCCCTCGCTGCTCCCGGCAGCCAGGGCGCGGTCCCGGCAACAGCCCCGGCCCAGATGCAACAGCCGGAGCCTGCGGCAGTGCCCACCCAGCAGGCAGCGATGCCGGCGACGGCGCCCGCCCAGCAGGCAGCCCCGTCTGCTCCCTCGCAGGCCCAGCCGATCATCCAGACGGACGCAAGCGGCAACCAGTTCGTCGAGATCAATGGCCAGCGCTTCTACATGAACGCGGCTCCGGCAGCGCCCGCAGCTCCCACCGCCACGTCGCCGGCAGCCGTGGTCGTAACAGCCGAGACCGGCACGCAGCCGCAGCAGTAA
- the lspA gene encoding signal peptidase II, whose protein sequence is MIKRRLWGPSSALILTVAALGMAIDQGFKLWMLFGFDIAARGRVALTPFFDLVMVWNYGISYGLLQQEEGFGRWLLVGLTVVITVLFWIWGAQATRRLQAAGFALVIAGALGNGIDRIAYGAVADFFHFHVGDFSWYVFNLADVWIVAGVAALLYDSFAGGPNDAAKTSSE, encoded by the coding sequence ATGATCAAACGCCGCCTGTGGGGGCCCTCCAGCGCCCTGATCCTGACCGTTGCCGCGCTCGGCATGGCGATCGACCAGGGTTTCAAGCTGTGGATGCTCTTCGGCTTCGACATTGCCGCGCGCGGCCGTGTCGCCCTCACCCCGTTCTTCGATCTGGTTATGGTGTGGAACTACGGCATTTCCTACGGCCTGCTGCAGCAGGAGGAAGGCTTCGGCCGCTGGCTGCTGGTCGGATTGACCGTGGTGATCACCGTCCTGTTCTGGATCTGGGGCGCCCAGGCGACGCGCCGGCTGCAGGCCGCGGGCTTTGCGCTGGTCATCGCCGGAGCGCTCGGAAACGGCATCGACCGGATCGCCTATGGCGCGGTTGCCGACTTCTTCCATTTCCATGTCGGCGACTTCTCCTGGTACGTCTTCAACCTCGCCGATGTCTGGATCGTTGCCGGGGTGGCGGCTCTGCTGTATGACAGTTTCGCTGGCGGCCCTAATGATGCCGCAAAAACCTCGTCTGAGTAG
- the mutL gene encoding DNA mismatch repair endonuclease MutL, which translates to MTIRQLSDHAINQIAAGEVIERPASVVKELVENALDAGAARIGVSTAAGGKTLIRVDDDGCGIPGEQLALAVERHCTSKLSEDDLFDIRSLGFRGEALPSIGAIARLAMTSRHVSEAHAWTIRVEGGRKDGPAPASHAGGTQVEVRDLFFATPARLKFLKSDRAEGAAVTDVVRRLALANPSVRFELSGSDRQTTTYAAASGERALEARIAQVMGTDFVENARPVDAVREGVRLHGLAGLPTFHKANSLSQFFFVNGRPVRDKLLMSALRGAYADVLARDRHPVSVLFIELDPRQVDVNVHPAKADVRFRDAQLVRGLIVGALRQVFAEAGHLASSHTAQAAMASFSTGYAAGPSTGLRPASGSSYGYQRSATSPAPASSDWRASPFRPLDGAEQDAPPAPASGFGEAAQAGFETLDMPSADARAHAHASEATEERQARPLGAARAQVHATYIISQTEDGLVIVDQHAAHERLVYERLKAALAERGVARQGLLIPEIVELPQEDVARLAERAEELEAVGLVLEPFGPGAVAVRETPAMLGQIDIRGLVTDLADDLAEWDSSTRVRERLDHVAATMACHGSVRAGRRLRPEEMDALLREMEATPNSGQCNHGRPTWISLKLSDIERLFGRK; encoded by the coding sequence ATGACGATCCGGCAGTTGAGCGACCACGCGATCAATCAGATCGCGGCAGGCGAAGTGATCGAACGGCCGGCCAGTGTGGTCAAGGAGCTGGTCGAGAACGCGCTGGACGCAGGCGCGGCGCGCATCGGCGTGTCGACGGCGGCCGGGGGCAAGACCCTGATCCGCGTCGATGACGACGGCTGCGGTATTCCCGGCGAGCAGCTGGCGCTGGCGGTCGAGCGCCATTGCACGTCCAAGCTCTCCGAGGACGATCTGTTCGACATCCGCAGCCTCGGCTTTCGCGGCGAGGCGCTGCCTTCCATCGGCGCCATCGCGCGCCTTGCCATGACCTCGCGCCACGTGTCCGAGGCCCATGCCTGGACCATCCGGGTCGAGGGGGGGCGCAAGGACGGGCCGGCTCCGGCCAGCCATGCGGGCGGAACCCAGGTCGAGGTGCGCGACCTCTTCTTCGCAACGCCGGCCCGGCTCAAGTTCCTGAAGTCCGACCGGGCGGAAGGGGCCGCGGTCACCGACGTGGTGCGCCGGCTGGCGCTGGCCAATCCGTCGGTGCGCTTCGAGCTGTCGGGCAGCGATCGCCAGACCACGACTTATGCGGCGGCCAGCGGCGAGCGGGCGCTGGAGGCGCGCATCGCCCAGGTAATGGGCACCGATTTCGTCGAGAACGCCCGGCCGGTGGACGCAGTGCGCGAGGGCGTGCGGCTGCATGGGCTTGCCGGCCTGCCGACCTTCCACAAGGCCAATTCGCTCTCGCAGTTCTTCTTCGTCAACGGCCGGCCGGTCCGCGACAAGCTGTTGATGTCGGCCCTGCGCGGGGCCTATGCCGACGTGCTCGCCCGCGACCGGCATCCGGTTTCCGTCCTGTTCATCGAGCTCGATCCCCGACAGGTCGACGTCAACGTCCATCCCGCCAAGGCGGATGTGCGCTTCCGCGACGCGCAGCTCGTGCGCGGGCTGATCGTCGGCGCGCTGCGCCAGGTCTTTGCCGAGGCCGGCCATCTTGCCTCCTCGCATACCGCACAGGCCGCAATGGCGTCCTTCTCGACCGGCTATGCCGCCGGCCCGTCTACCGGCTTGCGTCCCGCCTCGGGCAGTTCTTACGGCTACCAGCGGTCCGCAACATCGCCCGCCCCGGCCTCCTCCGACTGGCGCGCTTCGCCCTTCCGGCCGCTGGACGGCGCGGAGCAGGACGCGCCGCCAGCCCCCGCGAGCGGGTTTGGCGAGGCGGCGCAGGCCGGCTTCGAGACGCTGGACATGCCCTCGGCCGATGCCCGCGCTCACGCCCATGCGAGCGAAGCGACGGAGGAGCGACAGGCCCGCCCGCTCGGTGCGGCCCGGGCGCAGGTTCACGCCACCTACATCATCTCCCAGACCGAGGACGGTCTCGTCATCGTCGACCAGCACGCAGCGCATGAGCGGCTGGTCTACGAGCGGCTGAAGGCCGCGCTGGCGGAGCGCGGTGTCGCCCGGCAGGGCCTCCTGATCCCCGAGATCGTGGAACTGCCGCAGGAGGATGTGGCGCGTCTTGCCGAGCGCGCCGAGGAGCTGGAGGCCGTCGGTCTGGTGCTGGAGCCGTTCGGGCCCGGCGCGGTCGCTGTTCGCGAGACGCCGGCCATGCTCGGCCAGATCGACATTCGTGGCCTCGTTACGGACCTTGCCGACGATCTTGCCGAATGGGACAGCTCCACCCGCGTGCGCGAGCGGCTCGACCATGTCGCCGCGACCATGGCCTGCCACGGGTCGGTGCGCGCCGGCCGCCGCCTGCGGCCGGAGGAAATGGATGCCCTGCTGCGCGAGATGGAGGCAACGCCCAATTCGGGCCAGTGCAACCACGGCCGCCCGACCTGGATTTCGCTGAAGCTCTCGGACATCGAGCGCCTGTTCGGCCGCAAGTAG
- a CDS encoding TIGR01459 family HAD-type hydrolase, producing MTQPAPLLVPGLSALAPSYRAVLCDVWGVLHNGVAAFPEACEALARFRRDAGGIAVLITNAPRPTSSVLKQLEGLGVPLDVFDDVVTSGDVTRGLLAATREQPAFHIGPARDLTLFEGLDIRLVGEDEAEQVVCTGFHDDENETPEDYRPLLERLAARGLPFLCANPDIVVERGNRLVWCAGAIARLYEDIGGTVTILGKPHAPIYEEAMARVAKIAGEQVAREQILAIGDGLPTDIRGAVANEIDVLFITGGIHGADFGPVEAPDEGLVRRRLAEEGLTARAAVPHLRW from the coding sequence ATGACCCAGCCCGCACCGCTTCTCGTTCCCGGTCTTTCCGCCCTGGCGCCGTCCTACCGTGCCGTCCTGTGCGATGTTTGGGGCGTGCTGCACAACGGTGTCGCGGCGTTTCCCGAGGCCTGCGAGGCGCTGGCGCGCTTCCGCCGGGATGCCGGCGGGATCGCCGTGCTGATCACCAATGCACCGCGCCCGACAAGCTCCGTTCTGAAGCAGCTGGAAGGGCTCGGCGTGCCGCTCGACGTGTTCGACGATGTGGTGACCTCGGGCGACGTGACGCGCGGCCTGCTGGCCGCCACCCGCGAGCAGCCGGCGTTCCATATCGGCCCGGCCCGCGACCTTACCCTGTTCGAGGGGCTCGACATCCGCCTCGTCGGCGAGGACGAGGCCGAGCAGGTGGTGTGCACCGGCTTCCACGACGACGAGAACGAGACGCCGGAAGACTATCGTCCCCTGCTGGAGCGCCTGGCGGCGCGGGGCCTGCCCTTCCTGTGCGCCAACCCGGATATCGTGGTGGAGCGCGGCAACCGGCTGGTCTGGTGCGCGGGTGCCATCGCCCGCCTCTACGAGGATATCGGCGGCACCGTGACCATTCTCGGCAAGCCGCACGCGCCGATCTACGAGGAGGCCATGGCGCGCGTTGCGAAGATCGCCGGGGAACAGGTGGCCCGCGAGCAGATCCTCGCCATCGGCGACGGGCTGCCGACCGACATCCGCGGCGCCGTCGCCAACGAGATCGACGTGCTGTTCATCACCGGCGGCATCCACGGCGCCGACTTCGGCCCGGTCGAGGCCCCCGACGAGGGGCTGGTCCGCCGGCGGCTGGCCGAGGAAGGGCTGACTGCGCGCGCGGCGGTGCCTCACCTGCGCTGGTAG
- a CDS encoding bifunctional riboflavin kinase/FAD synthetase, protein MTDLVSEAFPVVSDLADFPAALADGVVAIGNFDGVHRGHQAVLGEALEIARAQSVPAFALTFEPHPRTVFNPDKPVFRLTPEPMKARVMAATGLDGMVSLPFTRAFAGLEAEAFVHEILRDKLHIRHAVTGYDFHFGRGRRGTPDFLRAAGRSDGFGVTIVTAATDEAGEAVSSSRVRAALSAGDIVLANALLGYRWSVEAEVRHGEKRGRGLGYPTANLALPAETELAHGIYAVRARANGGEWIDGVASFGRRPTFDNGAPLLEVFLFDFSGDLYGQKLQVMLAARLRAEERFDSIEALIAQMDQDSAEARAVLASLAPLGAIDLAVNGPPR, encoded by the coding sequence ATGACAGATCTCGTTTCCGAAGCCTTTCCCGTCGTCAGCGATCTGGCGGACTTTCCGGCCGCCCTTGCCGACGGCGTGGTGGCGATCGGCAATTTCGACGGCGTGCATCGCGGTCACCAGGCCGTGCTCGGCGAGGCGCTGGAGATCGCCCGCGCCCAGTCGGTGCCGGCCTTCGCGCTGACCTTCGAGCCGCATCCGCGCACCGTGTTCAATCCCGACAAGCCGGTCTTTCGCCTGACGCCGGAGCCGATGAAGGCGCGCGTGATGGCAGCGACCGGGCTCGACGGCATGGTGAGCCTGCCCTTCACCCGCGCCTTTGCCGGACTGGAGGCGGAAGCCTTCGTCCACGAGATCCTGCGGGACAAGCTGCATATCCGCCACGCGGTGACCGGATACGACTTCCATTTCGGCCGGGGCCGGCGCGGCACGCCGGACTTCCTGCGTGCTGCCGGCCGCTCCGACGGTTTCGGCGTCACCATCGTCACGGCGGCAACGGACGAAGCGGGCGAGGCCGTCTCCTCCAGCCGGGTGCGCGCAGCTCTTTCCGCCGGCGACATTGTGCTGGCCAATGCGCTGCTCGGCTATCGCTGGTCGGTTGAGGCGGAGGTGCGCCACGGCGAGAAGCGCGGCCGCGGCCTCGGCTACCCGACCGCCAACCTGGCGCTGCCGGCCGAGACCGAGCTGGCCCACGGCATCTATGCGGTGCGGGCCCGCGCCAATGGCGGAGAATGGATCGACGGCGTCGCCAGCTTCGGCCGGCGGCCGACCTTCGACAATGGCGCGCCGCTGCTTGAGGTCTTCCTCTTCGACTTTTCCGGCGATCTTTACGGGCAAAAGCTCCAGGTCATGCTGGCCGCCCGGCTGCGCGCGGAAGAGCGGTTCGACAGCATCGAGGCGCTGATCGCACAGATGGACCAGGACAGCGCCGAGGCGCGCGCCGTGCTGGCGAGCCTTGCCCCGCTCGGCGCCATCGACCTTGCCGTGAACGGCCCGCCCAGATGA